The genome window GAGTTGTTTGATCAAAGCATATTTATGGAGTGGTCAGGGAAAAGATGGTGTTTTTGTGTTGGTTTTCTTGATTTTGAGGTCTAGAAGGAGGTTTTCAAGATGAGCAGAGAAAGTCAGTCCAGTTATCGGCAGCTAAGAGAGTGAGTGTTGTGGGAAGCAAGGAGAGCAGCCCTGGTGGTTAGGCTCTAGTTTTGCAACAAAGAAGGCAGAAAGAATAGGGGTTGGTAGATTTGAATTTGAATTGAGAACTTTTCGAATTAGTACTGATTTACTTGCAAACTGTCGGTTGATTGTGTACTTCGATTCCGGATTTCTCAGCATCGATATGTCTTGCCATATTACAGCGCTGATCAAATGGTCATAGCCTCGTTCAACTATCTCCTGGTATCCGATTCACCCACCTCGAGTATATCCCTTCTGTAGACACAAAGCAAGGTACATGTTGATAGTCACGTTAAACCACGCGTGTAATACACAAGCTCTTTCGCAGCTAGCTTGGTGGAGAttatctacctaccttggaCATACCTGATGGCTAGAACAGCGCATCCGTCACCAATGCCCGAAACATTGCCAACATGGGTACCAAAACCACATGCCTCACACACGGAAAACACAAGCCATGTACCACTCTGTCTCGAAGAATAACATGGTCCAAATCAGCATCCGGATAAGTGTCTTTCCTGGCTTCGATTCCTTGTCTCGCAGTCCTCTCTTCTGTTGTATTTGGCCATGTATTGCTATCGATGAACTGGAATCAAACTCACGCTGAATGAGGGCATGGTTGGCATGACACACGCTATCTGAGTTATACGGGTGAGATCGCGCTAGGAGCGCCCATCTCGTGCTCGATTCTGAGCACTTTTAATTGTTGAACTGATCCTGCGTTTTTTGTGGTGCGAGGCGGCTCCTAGCAAtgttttttaaaaagaaaatataaccaaaaaaaaatataacaaaaagaaatataacCAAAAAAATATGACCAAAAAATATAGCAAAAAAGaatataagaaaaaaaagataccaaaaaaaaaagagaccaCTTTAGCCCGGTTCAGTCATCAAACTGGAATCGAATGCCATGGCATAAAAAGAGACCAAGGCTGTTTACTGTCGACGGGAGTCACATGGGTCGAATGTTCTTGTCTCGGGAGGGAAGTAGAGGGGTTGCTGCCTGGataggggtggtggtggtggggattgggtctgttgttgaagctggagcgaggggcggagggggaaggggtggtcaGGAAGGGGTAGCTAAGTCCAGTTGGAGGAAGGAGTAATGAGTAGCCCCATAACTGGCATCAGATAGCTTTGGGGTTACAGTCATCGATGTCAACACCATACTAATACTCGATCTCGTAaatttctcttcttcacGTGGGAGGAtggatttcttttttttttttttttttttgggggttaAGTTGATGGGAGGTACAATGCCGAGATGCGCTTCTTCTTTGTAATGATGTTTATGGAATTTTTCATGTTGAACTGCACGGCAAAGCTGAGGCTTCTCGAGGAAGCTCTGCGATGTATCGTTCAAACCAAGAGGAGGTAGCTGGTCTCAGGACTCTAAAAGTGGCCTTCTCTCTTGAAACCTACGTAAGGTGCGTGGTCTTTGACTGCTATGGGAAGGGTGTTTTGTATGGCTTTTCCATTGGCCAATCTTTTACGGAACTGTCAAAATGTCCTTGGGAACAAGGGAACTTTCCATACTGACTACCGGTCTGTGAAAATACGTTTGAGTAGGTCTTGGCCATTGCTGCAGCCCTAGGATGCTGTGTGACGTTCCAATATTGACAGGCTGCTGATAACAAGCGAGCGTGGTTTGTGGCTATGGATGGCAGCCTGTGGGCAACGCAATCTTCAAAACCTATGATGCCGCCGAAGGGTGACTTTGTGCAGACCTACTGTTTTTCACTTTACTCAATTGTCTGATCAATTAGTCCATTCGGGACAAGTCAATCTGATGATTGCTGTCATGATTGATTCAACGAACCTAGAGCACCTCGTCGGCACAAATCCCTATGGGCAGAGGGCGAAAAGTTTTTTATTGATGTAGATTGAAGTGCCATCGGGTTTCCAGAGGGAGGTTGGGCACCGTCCAAAGAACAAGCGGTTGGCAATGTTTGGAGATGACCACAGTCGGTGAAAATTGCAGAGGAAGAAACAACAAAATGCGGAGGCCGGAGATCAAAAGTGGGATGATGGATCTCAAGTTGACCCAAGAGCTTGGGGCCAATGATGGCAAATgaaaacaacccctcccGGATGGCAGTTATGCAAGTTCGATCTCAACTGGAGTCCCAGAGCAGAGGAAACCAAGCCATTGGCCTGTCGCAAAGGTGCTCTGCTCAAGATGCAGAGTGGAGCGGACCACGTCATTGGGAACTCCAAAATAGAAACTGCTTTGCAGCTTTCAGCCCTACAAGGCGAGTCTGCATCAGGGGAACCAACATGGATTCAGGGGGCTGacagggagagggaggggccGATGGGGGTCACCTGACAGTTTTGCAGAGCAATTGGAATATATATAGAGTCAATTGACCCTTTCCGATCCCATTTGATCTTGTTTTGCGCGTTGGACTGCTCTTTCAAACCCTTCTGCACGAGGGAAGCATTGTGTCGCGAACCGAACAAGCGGGGCTCCAGTTGTGGTGATATTCACTGGCCTAGCGTCCCCACGCAGTTCTAGAACCTCATGCGCTTCCCTGGTCTTGCTCTTACAAAAAGACGTGAATAAGACGTGTATTTCATTTGTGCATAGTTCCTCTACCTCGTAGTGACTGCGCGCCACCTTTGCGATTACGAGTTTGACACCAAAGCTAGAATCTAAGTTGGATATCTTCAAAAGCACGTGCATCTGAGTGTTCCACACCCTGGTCACGCACGGGCCTCATCTGTCAAAAGCCCCTCTTACCTAATCATTGTGTGGAACTACACCACGCGTTTTGACGACATGCCCTGAATGTTTGTCGAGTTTCGTTGACACTTTGCATCACCCACCATCGAAATAAGCTCACCAACTGCCAGCAGGCACACCGCCGCGTTGACAAAGAACACGGTTTTCACACATGACCAATGCGAGCCAATAAACCCCGCCCTGTTCGAGCGACCCCGCATCGAGCAACAACTACGCGCTGATCCCGCTGACGACATCGCCGAGCAGCCTCTACCTCACTTTCTATCCCGAAAACCACCTTGCTCACCTTTTGCCATGGCGTCAGGGCCAACAACGCCAAGACGTCAGTCCAGGGGCCGTCCCAGAGGGCGGCCCAAGGGCACCGGCTCAACCAGCGCGTCTCGCGTCAGGAAGTTTCCAGAAGACCTCCCGGCAACAGAACCCCCCTTGAAGAAGCGTAAATATGTCCCCGGAGGCccgggaggtggtgggagataTCTAGACGACGATGGTGGCGAAGTCCCACCCGAAAATCTAGGGCCAGCAACTACCGTGTCCAGACAGCGAGCCTCAGCCCGGACCGATGCGCAGCCCTCCCCTACCGTTTATCCGCGCAGAGAACGAAGCACGAGGATACGAACGGCCGTGAACCGAGACGAACTCGACGATATGCAATACAGTTCAGCAACAGCCCTGGCGGCCGCTGTCGTCCAGAGCGAGGGGTACAAGCCCAGAGAGGAGCGAGGATGGGAGGAGTTCCACCCAAATCTTGACATCGAGGCCACATTTGCAGTGCTTCCTGCCGACGAAGTAGACGGCATAGTTACAAAACCAGCACCCCCAACGCCTGTTGCGCTAGATACTGCCAGCCTCCTGAATGGCGCAAGTACCCCTACTAAGGACGGCGCGTTCGTCTTCACAGGTGCAAACGGCACGCCTAATGGCCAGGGAAAGCCATCATTTTCCGGCCTAGCAGATACCCCGAGTAGGCGTCGACTTGCCAGGCCAACAAGAGATTCGGTCTCCTTGTATGCCACCCGACCACTGGATCTTGGGTTAACCCCCCAGGTCCCCAAAGTACTGCCTATTCACAGCCAGAACGCGAAAGAGCGGCTGGATCTGAAGATGCCATCATACCGAAAAATCGACCGTATCGCCCTTTATGAGAGCAAAACGTTTGGCCAGGCGAGATATGTCGACAAGTCGATGATGAATGTGGGCTATCAGGAGAGCGACAACTTCATCCGGCCTGATCGCAAGCTCATCAAGGCGATAGATGCCAACACTGAGGAGGACCTGGAACAGGTCGCTGTTGTCTCGGCGGCAGGCGATCCAGTCCAGCACACGGCCGGCGTGGTTGGGCGTGTGGAGTACGATATGGACGAGCAAGATGATATGTGGCTCGAGGATCTGAACAGTCGGCGAAAGGCGACCGAACTGGATCCAATAACTCGTGAGATCTTTGAGATCACAATAACCAAAATTGAAAAGGAGTGGCATGCGCTCGAGAAGAGGATACCGAAGCCCAACCCGAAGCCGCCACAGACTCACAGACCGAGATCCAGCTCTGCGGCTGCAGTTAATGGCGAGCCGcaagctggagaagagcaGGACAGCAAATGTGCCATCTGCGACGACGGTGACTGCGAGAACACCAACGCGATCGTGTTTTGCGACGGTTGCGATTTGGCGGTTCACCAAGAATGCTATGGTGTGCCGTTTATTCCCGAGGGGCAATGGTTGTGCAGGAAGTGCCAGTTGATTGGTCGTGGTATTCCGGTAGGTCTTTTCGCCGAGTTTTGTCGGGTAGGTGTCGAATGATGATACTGACTTTGATTTCTTTTAGACATGCATTTTCTGCCCCAATACCGACGGGGCTTTCAAGCAGACCAACTCGTCCAAATGGGCACATCTGCTATGCGCCATGTGGATCCCCGAGGTGTCTTTGGGGAACCACACCTTCATGGagccggtgatggaggtCGAAAAAGTGCCCAAGACGCGGTGGAAGTTGACGTGCTATATCTGCAGTCAGCGCATGGGAGCCTGCATCCAGTGTTCTAACAAAAACTGTTACCAGGCCTTCCATGTCACCTGCGCCCGGCGCTGCCGGTTGTTTCTCAAGATGAAGAACAGCCAGGGCGCTCTCGCTGTGCTGGACAGCATGCCGCTCAAGGCGTATTGCGACAAGCACTGTCCCCAGGACTATGCAAAGGAGAATGCGGTCGCTGAAGCGACAAAAGATGCGAAGCGCTTCTACAAGCG of Podospora pseudopauciseta strain CBS 411.78 chromosome 7 map unlocalized CBS411.78m_7, whole genome shotgun sequence contains these proteins:
- a CDS encoding uncharacterized protein (COG:S; EggNog:ENOG503NWQ8; BUSCO:EOG092618M2), translated to MASGPTTPRRQSRGRPRGRPKGTGSTSASRVRKFPEDLPATEPPLKKRKYVPGGPGGGGRYLDDDGGEVPPENLGPATTVSRQRASARTDAQPSPTVYPRRERSTRIRTAVNRDELDDMQYSSATALAAAVVQSEGYKPREERGWEEFHPNLDIEATFAVLPADEVDGIVTKPAPPTPVALDTASLLNGASTPTKDGAFVFTGANGTPNGQGKPSFSGLADTPSRRRLARPTRDSVSLYATRPLDLGLTPQVPKVLPIHSQNAKERLDLKMPSYRKIDRIALYESKTFGQARYVDKSMMNVGYQESDNFIRPDRKLIKAIDANTEEDLEQVAVVSAAGDPVQHTAGVVGRVEYDMDEQDDMWLEDLNSRRKATELDPITREIFEITITKIEKEWHALEKRIPKPNPKPPQTHRPRSSSAAAVNGEPQAGEEQDSKCAICDDGDCENTNAIVFCDGCDLAVHQECYGVPFIPEGQWLCRKCQLIGRGIPTCIFCPNTDGAFKQTNSSKWAHLLCAMWIPEVSLGNHTFMEPVMEVEKVPKTRWKLTCYICSQRMGACIQCSNKNCYQAFHVTCARRCRLFLKMKNSQGALAVLDSMPLKAYCDKHCPQDYAKENAVAEATKDAKRFYKRTMKGRIWANSQASALQLAATHRHAITEHPPDESQLTGAKMNTVLGDKKKGQPAKNIWKLPSGAPIIPQAVFDTVESSLSRFPIRKRKDYVAETCRYWTLKREARRGAALLKRLQLQMETFSSMELTRRNFAAMGPSGKTRLARRIEFCGSLVKDLEQLKELSDAIVQREASKLEAAELEQDFVDSCYFPVYKKLQPVLDKAFLLDKNIFKPGFRELQDKLDQRFYTTTLHFATDLCQAINAGINDPPAVPATEESRGIGIDASPVKNGGNADVKDRRRIGKRMLKSLQPLLESALQAEAEICKKPLEGLQAELEAIIEASTELRQPGPAATIMVSGDGSLAPGISQDVDMADAPVEGQIIVADQLDEDVDADGDPDDPMEGTEHIGDGSIEVKSDEHDAETNGALSSAHSVTAEENNDTQRTDIPQILTNGIPKESNSPPSLAGYNPASNPQPQNHSGPLSPPQSNGSFGINQQQGHHNVLSDGGIPWYLEEFELKGTSAVEKQWAGREAVRSLSEELTDMDEEALRDLEFDVDDENTITASPVDVGKGSGGLKVEAGTPSGRRKRADVSKFRKGVRSSARRK